The Zobellia alginiliquefaciens genome contains a region encoding:
- a CDS encoding anthranilate synthase component II yields MKKILVIDNYDSFTYNLVHYLEDLDCQVIVKRNDQLTLEEVDAFDKIVLSPGPGIPDEAGLLKEIIAKYAPTKSIFGVCLGQQAIGEVFGGSIINLDEVYHGIATEITITKDDPNFEGLPKKINVGRYHSWVVDPNLPESLEATSVDENGQVMSLRHKVYDVSAVQFHPESVLTPEGKSILSNWLKN; encoded by the coding sequence ATGAAGAAGATTTTAGTAATAGACAACTACGATAGTTTTACATACAACTTGGTTCATTATTTAGAGGATTTAGATTGTCAGGTTATAGTAAAACGTAACGACCAATTGACTTTGGAAGAAGTTGATGCTTTTGATAAAATAGTGCTTTCACCTGGACCAGGAATTCCGGACGAAGCAGGACTTTTAAAGGAAATTATTGCCAAATATGCACCTACCAAGAGTATTTTTGGGGTGTGCTTGGGCCAACAGGCCATAGGTGAAGTTTTTGGTGGTTCAATAATTAATTTAGACGAAGTATACCACGGTATCGCTACTGAAATAACCATTACCAAAGACGACCCTAATTTTGAAGGCCTTCCCAAAAAGATAAATGTGGGACGCTACCATTCATGGGTAGTGGACCCAAATTTACCGGAAAGCCTAGAAGCTACCTCAGTTGATGAAAACGGTCAGGTTATGTCACTTCGCCACAAGGTCTATGACGTTTCCGCAGTACAGTTCCACCCTGAATCGGTTTTGACTCCTGAAGGCAAAAGCATTCTTTCTAACTGGTTGAAAAATTAA
- a CDS encoding anthranilate synthase component I family protein, translated as MKYKLKSFHKKILADTITPVSVYLKIRDRFPNSILLESSDYHANDNSFSYICCNPIASIKIENETIIERFPDQTSQETEINEGTDVVNVLHEFSKKFEADESDFKFINNGIFGYMAYDAVRYYEDVEITKKDNSISIPDIYYAVYQNIIAIDHHKNEAYIFAHCFNTDENTSEIAHILNVRTFASYNFSLDGDATSNLEDEEYREHVRLAKKHCQRGDVFQLVLSRRFSQGFKGDEFNVYRALRSINPSPYLFYFDYGDFKIFGSSPEAQLIVKEGKAEIHPIAGTFKRTGNDEQDAILAKQLKEDDKENSEHVMLVDLARNDLSRNGSLVEVTNYREVQFFSHVIHLVSKVVGQKKKDTPTMKVVADTFPAGTLSGAPKHMAMQLIEKYEKTSRGYYGGAIGFMDFDGNFNHAIMIRTFLSKNHQLNYQAGAGLVAASNPEDELQETYNKLGALTKALKIAETI; from the coding sequence ATGAAGTACAAATTAAAATCATTCCACAAAAAAATCCTGGCCGATACCATTACGCCGGTAAGCGTTTATCTAAAAATTAGAGACCGCTTCCCTAATAGTATCTTGCTTGAAAGTAGCGACTATCACGCTAACGACAATAGTTTTTCGTATATCTGCTGCAACCCTATTGCATCAATAAAAATAGAGAACGAAACGATTATTGAGCGTTTTCCTGACCAAACTTCACAAGAAACGGAAATAAACGAAGGTACAGACGTTGTAAATGTCCTGCACGAGTTCAGCAAAAAATTTGAAGCCGACGAAAGCGATTTTAAATTCATTAACAATGGTATTTTTGGTTATATGGCCTATGATGCCGTGCGCTACTATGAAGATGTAGAAATCACCAAAAAGGACAATTCTATTTCCATTCCCGATATTTACTATGCGGTCTACCAAAACATCATTGCAATAGACCATCATAAGAACGAGGCTTATATTTTCGCACATTGTTTTAATACTGATGAAAACACCTCTGAAATAGCACATATTCTAAACGTACGCACTTTTGCTTCCTATAATTTCTCTTTGGATGGAGACGCTACTTCCAATCTGGAAGATGAAGAGTATAGAGAACACGTTCGGTTAGCTAAAAAACACTGTCAACGTGGTGATGTTTTTCAACTGGTTTTATCTCGTAGATTTTCTCAAGGATTCAAAGGGGATGAATTTAACGTGTACCGAGCACTTCGCTCCATCAATCCATCGCCTTACTTGTTTTATTTTGACTACGGCGATTTCAAGATTTTTGGAAGTTCTCCTGAAGCGCAACTTATTGTAAAGGAAGGCAAAGCAGAAATTCACCCTATCGCCGGAACCTTTAAACGTACCGGAAACGATGAACAAGATGCCATTCTTGCCAAACAACTTAAAGAAGACGACAAGGAAAATAGCGAACATGTAATGTTGGTAGATTTGGCTCGTAACGATTTAAGCCGAAACGGTAGTTTGGTAGAGGTAACCAATTATAGAGAAGTACAGTTCTTTTCCCACGTTATTCATCTGGTATCAAAAGTTGTAGGGCAAAAGAAAAAAGATACGCCTACCATGAAAGTGGTTGCGGACACCTTTCCAGCAGGAACGTTAAGCGGCGCACCAAAACATATGGCCATGCAGCTTATTGAGAAGTATGAAAAAACCAGTAGAGGATACTATGGTGGCGCCATCGGCTTTATGGATTTTGATGGTAATTTCAACCATGCCATTATGATCCGTACGTTCTTGAGCAAAAACCACCAGTTAAATTACCAAGCGGGCGCAGGTCTTGTTGCCGCATCAAACCCCGAAGACGAATTGCAAGAAACCTATAACAAATTGGGCGCACTGACCAAAGCATTGAAAATTGCTGAAACCATATAA
- a CDS encoding YceI family protein, with protein sequence MKKGVLSLALAMVFGVATATEPVAEEKKEVKTEASTITWKAYKVTGSHYGNVDLKSGTLIFDGDKLTGGEFEADMTTLVATDLEGESKGKLEGHLKSDDFFGTEKHTAAKLVFTKVEPTGKNSYEVTGDLTIKGVTKPVTFDVSVYGSKATATVKVDRTAYDIKYGSGSFFDNLGDKAIYDEFDLVVDLEF encoded by the coding sequence ATGAAAAAAGGAGTATTAAGTTTGGCGCTTGCCATGGTATTTGGCGTAGCAACAGCAACTGAACCAGTAGCTGAAGAAAAAAAAGAAGTAAAGACCGAAGCAAGTACAATTACTTGGAAGGCGTACAAGGTAACCGGATCACATTACGGAAATGTGGACTTAAAATCCGGTACATTAATTTTTGACGGCGATAAATTGACCGGCGGAGAATTTGAAGCTGACATGACTACTTTAGTGGCTACAGATTTAGAAGGGGAATCAAAAGGAAAATTAGAAGGCCATTTAAAATCTGACGATTTCTTTGGTACCGAAAAGCACACTGCCGCTAAATTGGTTTTCACCAAAGTTGAGCCTACAGGAAAAAATTCTTACGAAGTAACAGGAGACCTTACTATTAAAGGTGTTACTAAACCTGTAACTTTTGATGTATCTGTGTATGGTAGCAAAGCAACTGCTACCGTAAAAGTAGACAGAACTGCTTATGACATTAAATATGGTTCCGGTAGTTTCTTTGACAACTTAGGCGATAAAGCCATTTATGACGAGTTTGACCTAGTGGTCGACCTAGAATTCTAA
- a CDS encoding MarR family winged helix-turn-helix transcriptional regulator, translated as MNVEDVLKIEKELPLKSRTLIHFLLVGNLINEALTAALKPYGVSLQQFNVLRILRGQNDKPASLATLNERMVTKMSNTTRLVDKLILKGFAKRQVCPSNRRKVEIRITKEGLNILKKMDIAMSEAEDKILQNLSDKEMKQLNILFNKFE; from the coding sequence ATGAATGTTGAAGATGTTTTAAAGATTGAAAAAGAACTCCCCTTAAAAAGCCGAACGCTGATTCACTTTTTACTGGTTGGCAATCTTATAAATGAAGCATTAACGGCGGCATTAAAACCGTACGGAGTATCATTGCAGCAGTTTAATGTTTTACGTATCCTAAGGGGGCAGAATGATAAGCCCGCAAGTTTAGCTACGCTAAACGAACGTATGGTAACCAAAATGAGTAATACCACTCGGTTGGTAGACAAGTTAATATTAAAAGGGTTTGCAAAAAGACAAGTTTGCCCATCCAACCGAAGAAAGGTTGAAATACGTATAACAAAGGAAGGCCTTAACATCCTAAAAAAAATGGATATTGCAATGTCTGAAGCAGAAGACAAGATTCTTCAAAATCTATCGGACAAAGAAATGAAACAACTGAACATATTGTTCAATAAATTTGAATAG
- a CDS encoding rhodanese-like domain-containing protein: protein MNLSQEDWEEQLEKDDNAFILDVRTPEEVEEGYIPNSTNIDFYLGQDFLNEVEKLDKSKNYYVYCRSGNRSGQACAIMNSVGIENAYNLEGGFMNWDGAVEGE from the coding sequence ATGAATTTATCACAAGAAGATTGGGAAGAGCAACTGGAAAAAGACGATAACGCATTTATTCTAGATGTTAGAACCCCGGAAGAAGTAGAGGAAGGGTATATTCCAAATTCTACTAATATAGATTTTTATCTTGGACAAGATTTTTTAAACGAAGTCGAAAAGCTTGATAAAAGTAAGAATTACTATGTCTACTGCCGCAGTGGAAATAGGAGCGGGCAGGCTTGCGCGATTATGAATAGCGTGGGAATTGAAAATGCCTATAACCTAGAAGGTGGCTTTATGAATTGGGACGGTGCGGTAGAAGGCGAGTAA
- a CDS encoding DUF2851 family protein: MREDLLHFIWKYKKLQVTDLATTRGERLFLLDFGTHNHLAGPDFFNAKIDIDGQVWAGNVEMHLKSSDWYAHHHEEDDNYNNVILHVVWEDDGEVFRNDNSEIPTLELRKYIPLQLLQSYQKLFDKKDIRFINCEKDLKEVEEFLVKNWLERLYFERLEAKAEFVLELLEKSNNNWEQVLFTLLLKAFGLKINGACFQSLGAALEFSVFRKQQGNVFQMESLLFGMTHLLEDDQVLDEHYLQLKKEYRYQKKKYNLKDEGVLKPQFFKLRPPNFPTIRLSQLANLYGSHSSLFQKVISASSLEEMYLLFAVSASPYWNNHYTFGKESKKSIKKLTPKFIDLLIINAILPLQFCYAKYQGKEVNESIINIISNIKKEENTVVRNFKTHGLSVGNAQESQALLQLYNGYCTQNKCLQCAVGTNLLR; this comes from the coding sequence ATGCGGGAAGACCTTCTTCACTTTATTTGGAAGTACAAAAAATTACAAGTAACGGACTTGGCAACTACCCGTGGAGAGCGTTTGTTTCTTTTGGATTTTGGTACGCATAATCATTTGGCGGGACCTGATTTTTTTAATGCTAAAATAGATATTGATGGTCAGGTCTGGGCGGGTAATGTAGAGATGCACTTAAAATCTTCGGATTGGTATGCACATCACCACGAGGAAGATGATAACTATAACAATGTAATATTACATGTGGTTTGGGAGGATGATGGTGAGGTTTTTAGAAATGACAATAGTGAAATACCTACCTTGGAGTTACGTAAATATATTCCTTTGCAATTGCTGCAATCGTATCAAAAGTTGTTCGATAAGAAGGACATTCGTTTTATTAATTGCGAAAAGGACCTTAAAGAGGTTGAAGAATTTTTGGTTAAGAATTGGCTGGAACGGTTATATTTTGAAAGATTAGAAGCCAAAGCTGAATTTGTACTGGAGCTTCTTGAAAAATCTAATAATAATTGGGAGCAGGTGCTTTTTACCTTGCTATTAAAGGCTTTTGGACTCAAAATAAATGGTGCATGTTTTCAAAGTTTGGGGGCTGCTCTTGAATTTTCGGTTTTTAGAAAGCAACAGGGGAATGTTTTTCAGATGGAGAGTCTGTTGTTTGGTATGACCCACCTATTGGAAGACGATCAGGTGTTGGACGAGCATTATCTTCAGTTGAAGAAAGAATATAGGTATCAGAAAAAGAAATATAATTTAAAGGATGAAGGTGTATTAAAGCCGCAATTTTTTAAACTTAGGCCTCCTAATTTTCCTACGATACGTTTATCGCAGCTGGCCAATTTGTATGGTTCGCATTCCTCATTGTTTCAAAAAGTAATTTCAGCATCTAGCTTAGAGGAGATGTACCTGCTATTTGCGGTTTCGGCCAGCCCGTATTGGAACAATCATTATACTTTTGGTAAAGAATCGAAAAAGAGTATAAAAAAGCTAACTCCAAAATTTATAGATTTACTAATAATAAATGCAATCCTGCCACTTCAATTTTGCTACGCTAAATATCAAGGTAAAGAGGTTAATGAAAGTATAATCAATATTATATCAAATATTAAGAAAGAAGAAAATACGGTTGTCCGTAATTTTAAAACTCATGGCCTTTCCGTTGGCAATGCGCAAGAAAGTCAGGCGTTGTTGCAATTGTATAATGGGTATTGCACTCAAAACAAATGCCTACAATGTGCCGTAGGTACTAATTTATTACGTTGA
- a CDS encoding PspC domain-containing protein, giving the protein MNIFYKLLYYFQKRGFEVCRRIAERLGIRARVVRTSFIYLTFVTLGFGFALYLFLAFWLGIKDLVYTKRTSVFDL; this is encoded by the coding sequence ATGAACATCTTCTATAAATTACTGTATTATTTTCAGAAACGAGGTTTTGAGGTGTGTCGTAGAATAGCTGAAAGGCTGGGTATACGGGCTAGGGTTGTACGTACGTCTTTTATTTATCTCACATTTGTTACTTTAGGTTTTGGTTTTGCGCTCTATTTATTTTTAGCTTTTTGGTTAGGTATTAAAGACTTGGTATATACCAAACGTACTTCTGTTTTTGATCTATGA
- a CDS encoding potassium channel family protein has translation MKLTHFFQSRIYIALTLMLSVLLIGVLGYRFLSDLTWVDALYMTIITVTTVGFSEVGPMDTQEKIFTVILIILSVFILAFSISVITEYILSRNSLQELKKKKVKNKIDNLSGHVIVCGFGRNGMQAVERLKAYKKPFVVIERDKEVIDKYDEELLFVEGDANEDETLLAAGLDRAQHLITALPDDAANLFVVLSARQLNKSLFIVTRASLVTSQKKLLLAGANKVIMPDKIGGDHMASLIVMPDLITFMDKLGVEGEHTTNLEEVAIEDFKGQVECNSLRDLDLRKRTGCTIIGYIEPDGNYIINPEADLQLQPKSKVIVLGRPEQIRKLNEMFSIG, from the coding sequence ATGAAATTGACACATTTCTTTCAATCTAGAATATACATAGCACTAACTTTAATGCTTAGCGTATTGTTGATCGGTGTTTTGGGGTATCGTTTTTTATCTGATCTTACTTGGGTAGATGCGCTTTATATGACCATTATTACCGTGACCACAGTAGGTTTTTCGGAAGTGGGGCCTATGGATACCCAAGAGAAAATATTTACTGTAATACTTATCATACTCAGTGTTTTTATTTTAGCATTTTCTATCTCGGTCATTACAGAATATATTTTAAGTAGAAATTCACTACAAGAATTAAAAAAGAAAAAAGTGAAAAATAAAATCGATAATCTTTCCGGTCATGTTATTGTCTGTGGATTTGGTAGAAACGGTATGCAGGCCGTTGAACGTTTAAAGGCCTATAAAAAACCTTTTGTTGTCATAGAGAGGGATAAAGAGGTGATCGATAAATATGATGAGGAACTTTTATTTGTAGAAGGTGATGCCAATGAAGATGAAACTCTACTTGCGGCCGGACTTGACCGTGCTCAACATTTAATAACTGCACTTCCAGATGATGCGGCTAACTTGTTTGTGGTGCTGTCCGCAAGACAATTGAATAAAAGTTTGTTCATAGTCACTAGGGCGTCTCTGGTAACCTCACAGAAAAAGTTGCTTTTAGCTGGAGCGAATAAAGTAATTATGCCGGATAAAATTGGCGGAGACCATATGGCTTCATTAATTGTGATGCCAGATCTTATTACTTTTATGGATAAGTTGGGTGTGGAAGGGGAACATACCACAAATCTAGAGGAAGTAGCTATTGAGGATTTTAAAGGTCAGGTGGAATGTAACTCCTTACGCGATTTAGATTTACGTAAGCGAACCGGTTGTACTATAATCGGTTACATTGAACCTGACGGAAACTATATTATTAACCCTGAAGCAGATTTACAATTGCAGCCTAAAAGCAAGGTAATTGTTTTAGGTAGGCCCGAACAAATACGAAAATTGAATGAAATGTTCTCCATAGGTTAG
- a CDS encoding amino acid carrier protein, producing MKKFTLLFFLLLGVAAFSQELIVKGKVYNPSSQINDGVVEVDVTGGTPPYTYKWSNQETALSSSRASGLVEGVPYDVLVTDSAGNSETKVFEVETNAIAEVFNGTMTPAVSALGSILFWDPFAAIGIYDPVVYADVKLIGTPGWTNDIQNKFVLKKWLKPEGAKVKKGEDIAVISSNDDEDLTVSATATGELKYLVSEGKVIYNSENAKHVIEQGAHYLAEIKYDEPLVMTHPNGDPITNGISFIVIWLVLGATFFTIRMGFINIKGFRHSIDLAKGKYDDPDAPGQVTHFQALATAVSGTVGLGNIAGVAVAVSLGGAGATFWMIVCGLLGMSSKFVECTLGVKYRDILPDGRVFGGPMNYLRYGLEKRNMKGFGKVLAGLFAVLAIGASFGGGNMFQANQSFEQLAGQFPALVGHGFWFGVVTAILVGVVIIGGINSIAKVTGRVVPIMASIYIIAALAVIIMNIQNIGPAFTAIFDGAFSPSALKGGVIGVLVIGFQRAAFSNEAGVGSAAIAHSTAKTNHPPSEGFVALLEPFLDTVVVCTLTALVLIFTGMHEVEGMAGAQLTSDAFGSQISWFPYVLALAVFLFAFSTMISWSYYGMRAWTYLFGKSKKSEMIYKMLFLVFVVIGASVSLGAVLDFSDMMILAMSFPNIIGLYIMSGEVKSDLTTYWRKLKANELFKKQITAKE from the coding sequence ATGAAGAAATTTACCTTATTGTTTTTCCTGCTACTTGGTGTAGCAGCCTTTTCTCAAGAACTTATTGTAAAAGGAAAAGTTTACAATCCATCTTCACAAATTAATGATGGTGTAGTAGAGGTAGACGTGACAGGGGGAACACCTCCATATACTTATAAATGGAGTAATCAAGAAACGGCTTTGTCATCTTCAAGGGCTAGTGGTTTGGTAGAAGGAGTCCCTTATGATGTCTTGGTAACGGATTCAGCCGGTAATTCCGAAACAAAAGTATTTGAAGTAGAGACCAATGCAATTGCTGAGGTCTTTAATGGTACAATGACTCCTGCGGTAAGTGCATTAGGCTCTATACTTTTCTGGGATCCGTTTGCGGCAATAGGTATTTATGATCCTGTTGTGTATGCTGATGTTAAATTGATAGGTACGCCGGGCTGGACAAATGATATTCAAAATAAATTTGTACTCAAAAAATGGCTGAAGCCTGAGGGAGCTAAAGTAAAAAAGGGAGAAGATATTGCTGTCATATCTAGCAATGATGATGAGGACTTGACCGTTTCTGCTACGGCTACAGGCGAATTGAAATATTTAGTGTCCGAAGGGAAGGTTATCTATAACTCTGAAAATGCAAAACATGTTATTGAGCAAGGGGCGCATTACTTAGCAGAAATAAAGTACGATGAGCCTTTGGTAATGACGCATCCTAATGGAGACCCTATTACTAATGGTATTTCTTTTATTGTTATTTGGTTGGTTTTAGGAGCTACGTTCTTTACGATTAGAATGGGCTTTATTAACATTAAAGGTTTCAGGCATTCCATAGACCTTGCTAAAGGTAAATATGATGATCCGGATGCGCCTGGTCAGGTTACCCATTTTCAAGCGTTGGCCACAGCAGTTTCAGGAACTGTTGGTTTGGGGAATATTGCCGGTGTTGCCGTAGCGGTATCATTAGGTGGTGCAGGAGCTACTTTTTGGATGATTGTCTGTGGTTTGTTAGGAATGTCTTCCAAGTTTGTAGAATGTACGTTGGGTGTAAAATATAGAGATATATTACCTGATGGAAGAGTTTTTGGAGGTCCAATGAACTATTTAAGATACGGACTGGAAAAGCGTAACATGAAAGGTTTCGGTAAGGTCTTAGCTGGTTTATTTGCCGTTTTGGCCATTGGAGCTTCTTTTGGTGGTGGTAATATGTTTCAAGCCAACCAATCTTTTGAGCAATTAGCGGGTCAGTTCCCGGCATTGGTCGGTCACGGCTTTTGGTTTGGTGTAGTTACGGCTATTCTTGTAGGGGTTGTAATTATTGGCGGTATCAATAGCATAGCTAAGGTTACCGGTAGGGTGGTGCCAATTATGGCTTCCATATATATTATTGCGGCTTTGGCCGTAATTATAATGAACATTCAGAATATTGGACCTGCATTTACGGCAATATTTGATGGTGCATTTAGTCCATCTGCTTTAAAAGGTGGTGTAATAGGGGTTTTGGTTATTGGATTTCAACGAGCTGCTTTCTCTAATGAAGCGGGTGTTGGTTCTGCGGCCATTGCACATAGTACCGCAAAAACCAATCACCCACCATCTGAAGGTTTTGTAGCTCTTCTTGAACCGTTTCTAGATACCGTAGTGGTTTGTACCCTTACAGCGCTTGTACTTATTTTTACAGGTATGCATGAGGTTGAAGGTATGGCAGGAGCACAGCTAACGTCTGATGCTTTTGGTAGCCAGATTTCATGGTTCCCTTATGTATTGGCTTTAGCAGTATTTCTTTTTGCCTTCTCTACAATGATTTCATGGTCTTACTACGGTATGCGTGCTTGGACTTACCTTTTTGGTAAGAGTAAAAAATCAGAGATGATTTATAAAATGCTTTTCTTGGTATTTGTTGTAATAGGTGCTTCCGTAAGTTTAGGTGCCGTACTTGATTTCTCTGATATGATGATTTTGGCCATGTCCTTTCCAAATATCATAGGTCTTTATATAATGTCTGGTGAAGTTAAAAGTGATTTAACAACGTACTGGAGAAAACTAAAAGCTAATGAGCTTTTTAAAAAACAAATAACCGCTAAGGAATAG